The Fusibacter sp. A1 genome has a segment encoding these proteins:
- a CDS encoding S-layer homology domain-containing protein, translating into MASTVNFCLLPPPTTTTTTEPTTTTTTTTTTTPVTNPEPEPEPKPTITTGDIISDKRTTLVKQILSFEEGADNKDEIILSIDSIIEDLDQAQTQLDLQKGVEETILIFKPLIEANDITKDPFPIEQLERLIDAHAQALMGIQSKDIVVELIGNSLEELAFIKTGPAFNDNVIDLLIEDFSFALSRYIATELIASTIFDDQGRWFSLDDPEILKAATAAKPRLDKLQLASDVFFGQQSIYRIQRVLYFKLNTPKDGLQIEATISKNARGLLIDRSFHGLSFLFNGTAITFPTKELNATQDAKLIMDFTYKEDATDQLNQQISDDDSIQIFSDGKVVDISYYVNDIKISAFKTPVILSFETGAYIFDDQTTPYDLAIFRYYEAEGKWRPVGGTYNLIDRTISVKRMSLSQYTLLKSKKSFSDLEDDDAKDAINKLLNKGVIKSESNFNPSAMLSREEFVSWIASAYGLDNNFGITIPFNDVGKDSDYFDSIAIVYSQGIISGKTATSFKPEAGISKQEIAKIISNTLQSYDNKVYNKTLTQNLLAGQPSVADWSKDYVAMMMGLGIMTGDDLYSLERPVTRAEAALMISTVYQ; encoded by the coding sequence ATGGCTTCTACGGTCAACTTTTGTCTTCTTCCGCCACCAACGACCACCACTACTACGGAACCAACAACAACAACTACTACTACTACTACTACCACACCTGTAACCAATCCGGAACCGGAACCCGAACCCAAGCCTACGATAACAACAGGAGATATCATTTCAGACAAGAGAACCACGCTTGTCAAGCAGATCTTAAGCTTTGAAGAAGGAGCGGACAACAAGGATGAAATCATCCTGTCTATCGATTCCATCATCGAGGACCTGGATCAGGCACAGACACAGTTGGATTTACAAAAGGGAGTCGAAGAGACGATTCTGATATTTAAACCCTTGATCGAGGCGAATGATATCACCAAAGACCCCTTTCCCATCGAACAGCTCGAAAGGCTTATAGACGCGCATGCGCAGGCACTGATGGGAATTCAAAGCAAGGACATCGTAGTCGAACTGATCGGCAATTCGCTTGAGGAGCTGGCGTTTATCAAAACCGGACCGGCCTTCAACGACAATGTGATCGATTTGCTGATCGAAGATTTCTCGTTCGCACTAAGCAGGTATATCGCAACAGAACTGATCGCGTCCACCATATTCGACGATCAGGGCCGTTGGTTCTCATTGGACGATCCCGAAATACTGAAAGCAGCCACCGCCGCAAAGCCGAGGCTCGACAAACTGCAGCTCGCAAGCGATGTGTTTTTCGGACAGCAGTCCATCTACCGTATTCAGAGGGTACTCTATTTTAAATTGAACACACCGAAGGATGGACTCCAGATAGAAGCGACCATATCAAAAAATGCCCGTGGTCTGCTGATCGATCGATCCTTCCACGGCTTATCCTTCTTATTCAACGGAACGGCAATCACCTTCCCCACAAAGGAGCTTAACGCCACACAGGATGCGAAACTGATTATGGACTTCACCTATAAGGAGGATGCCACGGATCAACTCAATCAACAGATTTCAGATGATGACAGTATCCAGATTTTCAGCGATGGTAAGGTCGTAGACATCTCCTATTACGTGAACGATATCAAAATCAGCGCTTTTAAAACACCTGTCATCCTGTCCTTTGAAACTGGTGCCTACATTTTTGATGATCAGACCACCCCTTATGATCTTGCCATCTTTAGGTATTATGAGGCAGAGGGAAAGTGGCGTCCTGTCGGTGGAACCTATAATTTGATCGACAGAACCATCAGCGTCAAGAGGATGTCCCTAAGCCAGTACACGCTTTTAAAATCTAAAAAATCCTTTAGCGACCTTGAGGACGACGACGCCAAGGATGCGATCAATAAACTGCTCAACAAGGGCGTCATCAAGTCAGAAAGCAATTTTAATCCTTCAGCGATGCTTTCCCGAGAAGAATTTGTCTCATGGATAGCAAGTGCCTACGGTCTTGATAACAACTTCGGTATCACTATTCCATTTAACGACGTAGGAAAGGACAGTGACTATTTCGACAGCATCGCCATCGTCTATTCTCAAGGAATAATAAGCGGAAAGACGGCCACTAGCTTTAAACCCGAAGCCGGTATCTCAAAGCAGGAAATCGCCAAGATCATCAGCAATACCCTGCAAAGCTACGACAATAAAGTCTATAACAAGACATTGACTCAAAACCTGCTGGCCGGTCAACCGAGCGTCGCCGACTGGTCAAAGGACTATGTCGCCATGATGATGGGACTTGGGATCATGACCGGTGATGACCTATATTCCCTGGAACGCCCGGTAACAAGGGCAGAAGCCGCGCTCATGATCAGTACCGTATACCAATAG
- a CDS encoding AAA family ATPase, whose product MRLLTLAIQAFGPYKDHSFIDFTAFEENGLFLLTGPTGSGKTAIFDAIAFALYGESSGQERSGESLRSHHADEAFLTEVTLTFELRGSSYKVIRSPKQLKPKARGEGWTEHKGDAQFHDLSNQVEPIVGIKDVNGVIESLLGVNASQFRQIMMIPQGDFRKLLLSESKEREKILSKLFGTSAYEKLTSDLVEKAASLKKNIDDVIKHSKGVIAGLDDSIHPEIVNFKEAEIPDVSGLIIQLKDVLKELESSIQEKKLELSVSRKELKDKIAFIEQLKQHNENIVDYKALIETQKTLSSQKERIDAIEKSVEKHILYKELQALSESGKKSGEKITMLSEKKISALEAVENARALVSKLESVLARLNSQAKKQEITELNESIFKLKELEKIFFEVSELCTRIRSNKQKIETISKSLEEGEEQLAGMTLKEVEIDRLSELTIHHTATINQLLVRKNGITLKQANLNGLIQKVENWYELDEKRKKGELIEYGLREKADKSKRRWMEVKKEYHLNQAAILAQDLEDGKPCLVCGSTAHPSPALTETAIVLEDVEVAEKTYLTDQEKAANLQRDIHHLKTQIDDLKIEVKGKASEFNLEPSVDSSYGFLKELRGELFKVDTQLDELEKEMYQLHSMVNHNHLLIDDLKRQVKNKETLNALIKSELNELTTRKQKLHQDEKNRLDHIERLGSYETVEALKSDQEKINEKLLSYQNELDVARTRQTKSNELIARASSAIEQYESQMETLHVEKNEVDHQLIMRCEALGLDPMTDWSSELLSAAELEEATRSLKSHELATNDVASKLNILSAKLTDFEIIDLSGENAELARLEEANASLSHQYEADVSKKASTENAIRLLSGNERMFNEKTKSYRVVSRMARMAKGDNPKKLSFERYVLAMYLEDVLNMANTRLALLTDRRFRLLRLEESDHKSKQAGLELAVFDAYTGLNRHVKTLSGGEAFKASLSLALGLSDVVERYAGGIRLDTLLIDEGFGTLDAESLDQAINCLIALNEAGRTVGVISHVADLKERIMNKIIVTPSINGSLIRMES is encoded by the coding sequence ATGAGACTTTTGACATTAGCTATTCAAGCGTTTGGTCCATATAAGGACCACTCCTTTATCGACTTTACAGCCTTTGAGGAAAATGGACTCTTCTTACTGACGGGACCGACCGGTTCTGGAAAAACAGCCATATTTGACGCCATCGCCTTCGCGCTCTACGGCGAAAGCAGCGGGCAGGAACGAAGTGGAGAATCCTTGCGGTCGCATCATGCGGATGAAGCGTTCCTTACAGAGGTCACGCTGACCTTCGAACTAAGAGGTTCCTCTTACAAAGTCATACGGTCGCCTAAACAGCTTAAGCCAAAAGCCAGAGGAGAAGGATGGACAGAACACAAAGGAGACGCGCAGTTCCATGATTTAAGCAATCAGGTGGAACCGATCGTAGGCATCAAAGACGTAAACGGTGTCATCGAATCGCTTCTTGGAGTCAACGCCAGCCAATTTAGGCAGATCATGATGATCCCTCAAGGTGATTTTAGAAAACTCTTGCTATCTGAAAGCAAGGAAAGGGAGAAAATCCTTTCAAAACTATTCGGGACATCGGCCTATGAAAAGCTGACAAGCGACCTGGTGGAGAAGGCGGCTAGCTTGAAAAAGAACATCGACGATGTGATAAAACACAGCAAAGGTGTCATCGCCGGACTCGATGATTCCATCCATCCCGAAATCGTCAACTTCAAAGAGGCTGAGATACCTGATGTAAGCGGACTGATCATTCAACTTAAGGACGTCTTAAAAGAGCTTGAGTCTTCCATCCAGGAAAAAAAGCTGGAGCTGTCTGTTTCAAGAAAAGAACTAAAGGATAAAATCGCTTTCATTGAACAGCTCAAGCAGCACAATGAAAATATAGTGGATTACAAGGCCTTAATAGAAACTCAAAAGACCCTTTCCAGTCAAAAGGAGAGGATAGATGCCATCGAAAAAAGCGTTGAGAAGCACATTCTTTATAAGGAGCTGCAGGCGCTGTCTGAGTCCGGCAAGAAATCGGGCGAAAAAATCACCATGCTGTCTGAGAAGAAAATCAGCGCACTCGAAGCCGTTGAAAACGCGAGAGCCCTTGTGTCAAAACTCGAAAGTGTTCTTGCCCGTCTCAACTCGCAAGCAAAGAAGCAGGAAATCACGGAGCTGAACGAGTCGATTTTCAAATTGAAGGAACTTGAAAAGATCTTCTTCGAGGTTAGTGAGCTTTGTACACGAATCAGAAGCAATAAGCAAAAGATAGAAACAATCAGTAAATCGCTCGAAGAAGGCGAAGAACAGCTTGCAGGAATGACTTTGAAAGAAGTCGAAATTGATCGTTTGTCGGAACTTACGATTCATCATACGGCTACGATCAACCAGCTGCTGGTGAGAAAGAATGGAATAACCCTTAAGCAGGCAAATCTCAATGGCTTGATCCAAAAGGTCGAAAACTGGTATGAGCTCGATGAGAAACGAAAGAAAGGTGAGCTTATTGAATATGGACTGCGTGAAAAAGCGGACAAGAGCAAAAGGCGCTGGATGGAAGTTAAAAAAGAGTATCACCTGAATCAGGCGGCGATACTCGCCCAGGACCTAGAGGATGGAAAACCATGTCTTGTCTGTGGTAGCACCGCGCACCCCAGTCCTGCTCTCACAGAGACCGCCATCGTTCTAGAGGATGTCGAGGTTGCAGAGAAGACCTATCTGACGGATCAGGAAAAGGCTGCAAATCTTCAACGAGACATCCATCATTTGAAAACACAGATAGACGATTTGAAGATCGAGGTAAAAGGAAAAGCAAGTGAATTCAACCTGGAGCCTTCTGTGGACTCAAGCTATGGATTTTTAAAGGAATTGAGAGGCGAGCTTTTCAAAGTGGACACCCAGCTCGATGAACTGGAAAAGGAAATGTATCAACTTCATTCCATGGTCAATCACAACCATCTGCTAATCGACGATCTGAAAAGACAGGTGAAGAATAAAGAAACCTTGAACGCGCTTATAAAAAGTGAGCTCAATGAGTTGACCACACGAAAACAAAAACTGCATCAAGATGAGAAAAACAGACTCGACCATATCGAGCGTTTAGGTTCTTACGAGACGGTTGAAGCCTTGAAATCGGATCAGGAAAAAATAAATGAAAAGCTCCTATCCTATCAGAATGAGCTTGATGTGGCAAGGACGAGGCAGACAAAGTCCAATGAACTGATCGCTCGGGCGAGCAGTGCGATTGAACAGTACGAGTCTCAGATGGAGACGCTGCACGTAGAAAAAAACGAGGTGGATCATCAGCTGATCATGCGATGTGAGGCGCTGGGGCTTGATCCGATGACAGACTGGTCCAGCGAGTTACTTAGTGCGGCTGAACTGGAAGAAGCCACAAGAAGTCTGAAAAGTCATGAGCTTGCAACCAATGATGTTGCAAGCAAACTGAACATTCTCAGCGCTAAGCTGACCGATTTTGAAATCATCGACTTATCAGGTGAAAATGCCGAGTTGGCCCGTCTGGAAGAGGCGAATGCCTCGCTCAGCCATCAATATGAGGCTGACGTATCCAAAAAGGCAAGTACTGAAAATGCCATCAGACTATTAAGCGGCAACGAAAGAATGTTTAACGAGAAGACGAAATCCTATCGGGTGGTGAGCAGGATGGCAAGAATGGCCAAAGGGGATAACCCGAAAAAGCTGTCCTTTGAACGCTACGTGCTTGCCATGTACCTTGAAGATGTCCTCAATATGGCAAACACAAGGCTTGCGCTCCTCACCGATAGACGTTTCAGATTGCTAAGACTCGAGGAGTCGGACCATAAATCGAAGCAGGCAGGGCTTGAACTGGCGGTATTTGATGCCTACACGGGACTCAACCGGCATGTGAAGACGCTCTCGGGAGGAGAGGCCTTTAAAGCCTCCTTGTCCCTCGCGCTCGGCCTATCGGATGTAGTGGAGCGTTATGCGGGAGGCATAAGACTTGATACGCTTCTGATCGACGAGGGATTCGGCACACTTGATGCGGAGTCCTTGGACCAGGCGATCAATTGTCTGATTGCTCTAAACGAGGCGGGTCGCACAGTAGGCGTTATCTCTCATGTGGCTGACCTGAAGGAGAGGATCATGAATAAGATTATTGTCACTCCTTCGATAAACGGTTCACTAATAAGAATGGAAAGTTAG
- a CDS encoding MBL fold metallo-hydrolase — MIRINLWGVMGSIPGASSEMVDFGSNTSCISVVDDQTVIILDAGSGIIHSHEVTKNATEIHLFITHYHMDHLIGLPLWDQLYDQTKRIHIHGPLLNGFDVETAVRGFIHAPYFPITLDKIQASIEFHTVKERTTLDIGNFTVEGLLVGHPGGNMAYKIKNKEMTFGYITDIDLDHADSIQVVGFFDGMKLAYLDTHFTNMEYVREKYKGWGHSSMESGVLFRDKASIGTLLLGHHAPHRTVRTLMQFIERYQDEEVMFAKEGMRFEFNE; from the coding sequence ATGATTAGAATCAACTTATGGGGAGTCATGGGCTCGATTCCCGGCGCTTCTTCAGAAATGGTCGATTTTGGTTCCAACACTTCTTGTATCAGTGTCGTAGACGATCAGACGGTGATCATCCTTGACGCGGGGTCCGGCATCATCCATTCACATGAAGTGACAAAAAACGCCACGGAGATCCATCTGTTTATCACCCATTACCACATGGATCATCTGATAGGTTTGCCCCTATGGGATCAGCTGTATGATCAGACAAAACGTATCCATATCCACGGCCCCCTACTGAACGGATTCGATGTGGAGACGGCTGTTAGGGGATTCATTCATGCGCCTTATTTTCCGATCACTCTCGACAAGATACAGGCGTCGATTGAGTTCCATACGGTAAAGGAGAGAACGACCCTTGATATCGGCAATTTCACAGTGGAAGGACTTCTTGTAGGTCATCCCGGTGGAAACATGGCCTACAAGATAAAGAACAAGGAGATGACGTTCGGCTACATCACAGACATCGACCTTGACCACGCTGACTCGATCCAAGTGGTAGGATTCTTTGATGGCATGAAGCTTGCGTACCTGGATACCCACTTTACAAATATGGAGTATGTAAGAGAGAAGTACAAGGGATGGGGGCATTCGAGCATGGAGTCAGGAGTGCTCTTTAGGGATAAGGCGTCGATCGGCACCCTGCTGCTGGGACACCACGCTCCTCACCGGACTGTCAGGACCCTGATGCAGTTTATCGAGCGCTATCAGGATGAAGAAGTGATGTTTGCGAAAGAGGGAATGCGTTTTGAATTTAACGAGTAA
- a CDS encoding exonuclease SbcCD subunit D, with protein sequence MKFLHTSDWHIGKLVHGIHMTEDQKHILNQLVAAVEREKPDAIFIAGDIYDRSVPPVEAVVLVNDTLNRLVQLGCKVFIIPGNHDSAQRLGFGKEILKHSNVFIADCLEEALKPISFEVQGERVSVYLTPFLEPAIVRYKTGDDSIKTHDDVFGYLYEQWQTTLDRLHFNVLLAHGFFGKDSSVSESERPLAVGGTEIITHDRVDLFDYVALGHLHKPQKVALDHIRYSGSLLKYSFSEANQVKGITWIRRNGSEIMISQEQLHCLRDMRIIEGELKELLNSQEGSAEDYLMAVLTDKGDLYEPLKQLRTVYPNILKLVQTRSDIQLVDNGLTTTVLEKQDMKSLFESFYNDMYEEPLSDEEETFISDMVIRAQKEGGV encoded by the coding sequence ATGAAATTTTTACATACAAGTGATTGGCATATAGGAAAGCTAGTACATGGGATCCACATGACAGAGGATCAAAAGCATATTTTGAATCAGCTGGTCGCAGCAGTCGAAAGGGAGAAGCCCGACGCCATATTTATCGCCGGTGACATCTACGACCGGTCGGTTCCGCCAGTGGAAGCGGTGGTCCTTGTCAACGATACGCTAAACAGATTGGTCCAACTCGGATGCAAGGTATTTATCATTCCAGGAAACCATGACAGCGCCCAGCGCCTAGGCTTTGGAAAAGAGATACTCAAACACTCAAATGTCTTTATTGCCGATTGCCTTGAGGAGGCGCTAAAGCCTATTTCCTTCGAGGTGCAGGGCGAGCGGGTCAGCGTCTACCTGACCCCCTTCTTAGAACCGGCGATCGTAAGATACAAGACGGGTGACGATTCGATAAAGACCCACGACGACGTATTCGGCTATTTATATGAGCAGTGGCAAACGACACTTGACAGGCTGCATTTTAATGTTTTACTTGCGCATGGTTTTTTTGGAAAGGATTCCTCTGTCAGCGAATCCGAAAGACCGCTTGCTGTGGGCGGCACAGAAATCATAACCCATGATAGGGTCGACCTGTTCGACTATGTCGCGCTAGGACATCTTCATAAGCCTCAGAAGGTGGCGCTTGACCACATTCGCTACAGTGGATCCCTGCTGAAGTACTCTTTTTCTGAAGCGAATCAGGTGAAGGGAATCACGTGGATACGAAGAAACGGAAGTGAAATCATGATATCACAGGAACAGCTGCACTGCTTAAGGGATATGCGCATCATCGAAGGGGAGCTGAAGGAACTGCTCAACTCGCAGGAGGGAAGCGCAGAAGACTACCTGATGGCAGTACTTACGGATAAGGGTGACCTCTATGAACCGCTTAAGCAGCTCAGAACCGTTTATCCAAACATCCTCAAGCTCGTTCAGACAAGATCGGACATACAGCTTGTGGACAATGGGCTGACTACCACCGTACTTGAAAAACAGGACATGAAGAGTCTGTTCGAATCCTTTTACAACGATATGTACGAGGAGCCGCTATCGGATGAAGAGGAGACCTTCATATCCGATATGGTGATCAGGGCCCAAAAGGAAGGTGGTGTCTGA
- a CDS encoding adenylate/guanylate cyclase domain-containing protein, protein MNLTSKKIIMLCLASVLLFQIAFATNIEELNKLVDKSEGTQKADVLNELADLWMQRDLGISQDYADQANDLSLSLGYEKGSLQARLHGVYIMIIRQEYADGMVELGELFDKAFKLDDKELLGDIQLAIGRIWFSIDGFQQAQDAFEEGLAFFESIDSQRGIGQSYNNLGVVFESVGEFDKATDYFFKAQAILQAIEQPSELADVYNNLAGIYADTDQFDKAITSYTEALDIYESMGDVRSIAVIHNNLGLYFGELGFTEESKQFFDLALERFESLEDATGQADVLLNIGALMDQRKESEDAVDFYTRALMIYTELSSTQGQIVTLNNLGTVRHKMGKLTKAIELHTKALELAGEHEDYDGMVSSTYNLSLDHKAAGDYESAFNYMSAYKIVRDQQEYLKKLQYNVNSMVANETDKKTQEAKEARERSDRFFKVMVAIAAVSAVILLLLILVAKERRKSEKLLLNILPKKIAQKLKKYGKAESERYKEVTVYFSDIVGFTDKSVSMEPDFLISELNEIFTMFDNIMESYGCERIKTIGDAYLAVCGMPTAFDDHAIRMTGAAMRIRQALDQRNGMSQVNWQIRIGIHTGSVVGGIVGVKKYIYDVFGDTINTASRMESNSEPMKINITTEVYELIKDRFTVERRELKEIKGKGLMQMYFVVDEKNL, encoded by the coding sequence TTGAATTTAACGAGTAAAAAAATCATCATGCTCTGCTTGGCAAGCGTTCTCCTTTTTCAAATCGCTTTCGCAACGAATATTGAAGAGTTGAACAAACTTGTCGACAAGAGCGAAGGAACACAGAAGGCGGATGTCCTAAACGAACTTGCGGACCTTTGGATGCAAAGGGACTTAGGTATTTCACAAGACTATGCCGATCAGGCGAATGACTTGTCGCTTTCCTTAGGTTATGAAAAGGGATCGCTTCAGGCGAGACTTCATGGCGTATACATCATGATCATCCGTCAGGAATATGCCGACGGCATGGTCGAACTCGGTGAGCTCTTTGACAAGGCTTTTAAGCTGGATGATAAAGAGCTGCTGGGAGACATCCAACTGGCAATCGGTCGAATCTGGTTCTCGATTGATGGATTTCAGCAGGCTCAGGATGCGTTTGAGGAAGGGCTGGCGTTCTTTGAATCGATCGACAGCCAGAGGGGTATCGGCCAGTCCTATAATAACTTAGGCGTCGTCTTCGAATCGGTCGGGGAGTTTGACAAAGCCACAGACTACTTTTTCAAGGCGCAAGCGATCCTCCAAGCGATCGAGCAGCCTTCGGAACTTGCAGACGTTTACAACAACCTAGCAGGCATCTATGCCGACACCGATCAGTTTGATAAGGCGATTACAAGCTACACCGAAGCGCTGGACATTTACGAAAGCATGGGCGATGTAAGATCCATCGCAGTCATCCATAACAATCTAGGGCTTTATTTCGGCGAGTTAGGATTCACAGAGGAATCCAAACAGTTTTTCGACCTTGCCCTAGAAAGGTTTGAATCGCTAGAAGATGCCACAGGACAAGCGGATGTCTTGCTGAACATAGGCGCTCTGATGGATCAGAGGAAGGAGTCCGAAGACGCGGTCGACTTCTACACGAGAGCGCTTATGATCTACACCGAGTTAAGCTCCACCCAAGGGCAGATCGTCACCTTGAACAACTTAGGTACGGTTAGACATAAGATGGGGAAGCTGACAAAAGCCATAGAACTTCATACAAAAGCCCTTGAGCTTGCCGGTGAGCATGAAGACTATGACGGCATGGTCTCTTCCACCTATAATCTTAGCCTTGATCATAAGGCGGCTGGCGATTATGAAAGCGCCTTCAATTATATGAGCGCCTACAAGATTGTTCGGGACCAACAGGAGTACTTGAAAAAACTGCAATACAATGTCAACAGCATGGTCGCCAACGAAACCGATAAGAAAACCCAAGAGGCGAAGGAGGCCAGGGAGAGAAGTGACAGGTTCTTCAAGGTCATGGTCGCTATCGCAGCTGTTTCTGCGGTCATCCTCCTTCTTCTTATTCTGGTGGCAAAAGAAAGAAGAAAGTCGGAAAAGCTTCTACTGAACATACTCCCGAAGAAAATCGCGCAAAAGCTAAAGAAGTACGGAAAAGCCGAATCGGAGAGGTATAAGGAGGTAACGGTCTATTTTTCAGATATCGTGGGATTTACAGATAAGAGCGTGTCGATGGAACCGGACTTTTTAATCAGCGAGCTCAATGAAATCTTCACGATGTTCGACAACATCATGGAAAGCTACGGCTGCGAGAGGATAAAGACCATAGGAGACGCTTATCTTGCAGTTTGTGGAATGCCCACTGCTTTTGACGACCACGCGATCCGCATGACAGGCGCGGCAATGAGAATCAGACAGGCCCTCGATCAAAGAAATGGAATGAGCCAAGTGAACTGGCAGATCAGAATAGGCATCCACACAGGAAGCGTTGTCGGTGGAATAGTAGGTGTTAAAAAGTATATCTACGATGTCTTTGGGGATACCATCAACACCGCTTCGAGAATGGAGAGCAACTCTGAACCGATGAAGATCAACATCACTACAGAAGTATACGAACTGATCAAGGACCGCTTCACGGTTGAAAGACGTGAGTTAAAAGAGATCAAAGGCAAGGGTCTGATGCAGATGTACTTTGTGGTGGATGAGAAAAACCTATAA
- a CDS encoding HD-GYP domain-containing protein, which yields MNKNNLIKRLCHIGIEISAEKNIDTLLEMILKESMQIANCDAGSIYFIEGEQEQCLTFKYTQNLSIEFPFKSFRMAIDKNSIAGACAVTGELYNFTSMDETVDKIGIRHNPTFDDSVGYRTRNMLVVPLKNYDEEVIGVMQLINKKKGNERLVDDLAYETILPFTEFDEEVIESLASQVAILIERTRLYESIQDLLESMTQSLAKAVDQRDPVTGGHSERVANYTLDLAKHISEAEDKSLASFDFTTDKKRELYYASMLHDVGKIGVPEYLLTKESKLPEEHMYAIEARYKYLMLLLKIRQEKMLDTADPNSQRIQDMLLDGAKILSRVNKAGFLREEDERFIEELKTYKIEDEDGSVIDLLTPYEYDQLSIKRGNITSEERSKINSHAQKTFEILDEINWTKSLSKVPVIASQHHEKLNGKGYPYGITSDTLSYEAKIMAIADIFDALTAKDRPYKPALSVEKSLSILKEEVANGNLDRVLVDHFENMILERGYPHD from the coding sequence ATGAATAAGAACAATCTGATTAAAAGACTTTGCCATATCGGAATTGAGATTTCGGCTGAAAAGAATATTGACACCTTGCTCGAGATGATCTTGAAGGAAAGCATGCAGATCGCCAATTGCGATGCTGGAAGCATTTATTTTATCGAAGGGGAACAAGAGCAGTGCCTGACGTTCAAGTATACTCAGAACCTCTCGATAGAGTTTCCATTTAAGTCCTTCAGGATGGCAATCGATAAAAATAGCATCGCAGGGGCCTGTGCTGTGACTGGGGAGTTGTACAACTTCACCTCTATGGATGAGACGGTGGATAAGATCGGAATCAGGCATAATCCTACCTTTGATGATTCTGTCGGATACAGGACAAGGAACATGCTTGTGGTGCCCCTGAAGAATTACGACGAAGAAGTGATCGGCGTGATGCAGCTGATCAATAAGAAAAAAGGAAATGAAAGACTTGTGGATGACCTGGCCTATGAGACCATCCTTCCATTTACAGAGTTTGATGAGGAGGTCATCGAATCCTTGGCGTCCCAGGTTGCCATATTGATTGAGAGAACCCGTCTTTACGAATCGATACAGGATTTGCTTGAATCCATGACACAGTCGCTCGCCAAGGCTGTGGACCAACGAGACCCGGTGACCGGAGGCCATTCGGAAAGGGTCGCAAACTACACGCTAGATCTTGCGAAGCATATCAGCGAGGCAGAGGATAAGTCACTTGCTTCCTTTGACTTCACTACCGATAAGAAGAGAGAACTCTATTATGCGAGCATGCTTCACGATGTGGGTAAGATAGGAGTTCCCGAGTACCTTCTTACAAAGGAGTCCAAGCTGCCTGAGGAGCACATGTATGCGATTGAAGCGAGATACAAGTATCTGATGCTGCTCCTTAAAATCCGGCAGGAGAAAATGCTGGATACTGCAGATCCCAACTCGCAGAGGATTCAGGACATGCTTTTGGACGGCGCGAAGATTTTAAGTCGTGTGAACAAGGCAGGATTCCTTAGGGAGGAAGACGAGCGGTTTATCGAGGAACTGAAAACATATAAGATCGAGGATGAGGACGGTAGTGTCATCGACCTTCTGACTCCATATGAGTATGATCAGCTATCCATAAAACGAGGAAACATCACAAGTGAGGAGCGTAGTAAGATCAACTCCCACGCGCAAAAAACCTTTGAGATTCTAGATGAGATAAACTGGACCAAGTCCTTATCGAAGGTCCCCGTGATCGCGTCACAGCATCATGAGAAGCTCAACGGTAAGGGTTACCCCTATGGAATCACGTCGGACACCCTTTCATATGAAGCGAAAATCATGGCGATCGCCGACATATTCGATGCGCTGACAGCGAAAGACCGGCCCTATAAGCCTGCCCTATCCGTCGAAAAATCCTTATCGATCTTAAAAGAAGAAGTCGCAAACGGCAATCTAGACCGTGTCCTTGTCGATCATTTTGAAAACATGATCCTTGAAAGGGGCTATCCCCATGATTAG
- a CDS encoding GNAT family N-acetyltransferase has protein sequence MELLKVKGILADFEQMADWDNQPQILPFITVNFKEGTRHQKLDAYDMFKHGLKKAHFWIVVDGRKIGYVTYDVNPPHLLISSEESVWISICIGEKDSWGRGYAKEAMALLENEVKKAGYKRIELGVFSYNSRARSLYEKMNYQEFATIKKFTYYLDRWHDDIRMQKYV, from the coding sequence GTGGAACTTTTAAAGGTGAAAGGTATCTTGGCGGATTTCGAGCAAATGGCGGATTGGGACAATCAGCCTCAAATCCTGCCCTTTATCACTGTCAATTTCAAGGAAGGAACCCGGCATCAAAAGCTTGACGCTTATGATATGTTTAAGCACGGACTAAAGAAGGCACATTTCTGGATTGTGGTGGACGGTAGGAAGATAGGGTATGTGACCTATGATGTCAATCCGCCACATCTTCTGATAAGTAGCGAGGAATCGGTTTGGATCAGTATCTGTATAGGTGAGAAGGATTCATGGGGCAGGGGTTACGCTAAAGAAGCGATGGCGCTTTTGGAAAACGAAGTGAAAAAGGCTGGGTACAAGCGCATAGAGCTTGGTGTCTTCAGCTACAACTCACGAGCAAGGTCCCTTTATGAAAAAATGAACTATCAGGAATTTGCAACCATTAAGAAGTTCACCTATTATCTTGACCGGTGGCATGATGATATAAGAATGCAAAAGTATGTTTGA